Within Topomyia yanbarensis strain Yona2022 chromosome 2, ASM3024719v1, whole genome shotgun sequence, the genomic segment ggtccgattttagcacaactagtttcattgtgtagaggaacgaaagaactttgttagtgagtaaaatacatttggtaaatttgcttggaactatgactttttagtttaaatatgtttaaggtggtcaaatccaaaatactttttttactaatgtattctgtacgaatttcggaatcatttcggaacggtcacatagtatacattctatgtgaaattacctctacttttcgaatatcatggtctcgttctgcgcctaggtgcgcaaaaaggtttaaggcgattttgaagctttgttgctgatatggagacgcatggtgttttgtgtaaaatagttagacaatctacagtaaacgaacacattatacaatggatttaaagtagtgttcttcattttttatgagattgctgacattggtgaacagtaacggaaaatttatcatgaaaacgggatcatagttataagaaaggttcaatgacactgtatggaaaaatgcatttaatattttacgacttttgacatcaaaaatgagctcagcgcctcaaaattagcttaaattgtgattttcagccaaattaggtaacatttgaggttttgtccgactttcgtttgaagagccgccactgtgcgccgctTCAACGGATCCTGTGGCGCTTCGATCAGGCTGAAACGATCAAGGTGTACGAGCTACAGACGGTCACTTACGGATTAGCACCATCATCTTTCCTTGCCACTCGCGTACTTAAACAGCTTGCCATAGACGCCGGTGACAAATACAAGTACGCTGGTCCTGCTGTAAAGAAAGATTTTCATATGGACGATTTTCTTTCCGGAGCGGAATCGATTTCGAAGGCGAAACGTTTGCGAAGCGAAGTTCAATCCCTTATGGCTGAAGGCGGATTCGATTTGCGGAAGTGGAGCTCCAATCAACCGGAGGCTTTAGCCGACTTACCTTCCATAGCTCTAGAGGAGCAATCCACGCTACATTTCGATGCAGAAACAAAGGTGAAGACGCTTGGAGTAGTGTGGGAGACAGGAACGGACCAACTGTGTGTTGAGATACGAGCAACGGAATATGACGATCAATGGACAAAAAGGAAGATATTTTCGGAGATTGCGCAATTATACGACCCGCTTGGTATCGTGTCACCTGTGATTGCTTGGGCAAAAATTCGGATGCAACACCTCTGGTTAGTTAACGTCGACTGGGATGATCCGATTCCACGCGAGATCGAATCTAAATGGAATGATTTCCATTCACAGCTGCCCCTACTAAAGCAATACAAAGTTCCCCGTTATATATTTTCATCGGAAGCTACAACGGTTCAGTTCCATGTTTTCTGCGACGCATCTGAAGTAGGCTACAGAGCATGTATTTACGCTCGCTCAGCCAGCGAGGAAGGTAAAGCTCAAATCCAGCTCATTGCGGCAAAATCAAGAGTCGCACCAATCAAACGTCTTAGTTTACCGCGCCTTGAGCTGTGTGCTGCATTATTGGGTGCCAAACTCTATACTAGAGTATCCGCAGCGCTGGGGATGGAGGGAAATCCTTGCTGGTTCTGGTCGGACTCGACGGTCACATTGCACTGGATCGCAGCACCCCCAAACACTTGGCAAACGTTTGTGGGCAATCGCACATCGGAAATCCAGCTGCTGACACTCGGACACCCCTGGAATCACGTGAAGGGTACGGATAATCCGGCGGATCACGTTTCGCGTGGTATGTTGCCGGCAGATTTCATCGTCGACATTCTTTGGAGGAGTGGTCCCGGATGGCTGGCAGACGAAGTGGATAAATTGCCAAAGCATGTACACCCGCTTCTTCCAAACGAGGACATCCTGGAACGAAAGAAAACGGTTTTAGTGGTTCAGTCAACGTCGCAGGAAAACCCGTTATTTGAGCGCTATTCTTCATTCGGGCGTCTAGTTCGAATCACTGCTTACCTTCGTCGATTCATTGCACGCTGCCGCTCTAAACATCATGCATATGAAGCATTCCTTTCGACGATGGAGCTGCAAGAAGCAAAGGAGGCTTTAGTAAAGGTGGTTCAACAAGAAGTGTTCCCAGAAGAGTTGATTAAGTTGAAACAAAAACGTCCGGTTCCCTCGAAATCACCCCTGAAAAATCGATATCCTTTCCTAGACGAGAATGGCATAATACGTGTCGGTGGCCGGCTGCATTTCTCCAACGAAACCTACCAAACCAAGCACCCTATGGCTCTTCCCAACAAGCACCCCCTTTCTCGTATAATTGCAGCGCATTTCCACTCGCAATGTTTTCATTCTGGCCCCCGAATGACCCTGGCAACAATGCGTCGAGAATTCTGGTCGGTTCGCGGAAAAACTCTTGCCAATTATGTGTGTCGCAAATGTACAATTTGTTTCCGCCACAACCCTGTCCCTGTAGCCCAACCTCAAGGACAGCTTCCCAAGGCACGCATTGTCCCTAGTCGACCATTCTCAATCACCGGTGTCGACTACTGTGGCCCTATATACTTAAAACCTGTTCATCGACGAGCGGCCCCCCCAAAAGGTTTTCATTGCTGTGTTTGTTTGCTTCGCTACCAAAGTCACTCACCTGGAACTCGTGTGCGATTTGTCAACGGACGCATTCATTGCCGCACTTCGACGCTTTATTGCCCGACGCGGCTTGCCAACGGAAATCCATTCTGATAATGGTACAAACTTCAAAGGAGCAAAAACCACACTCACGGAAATGCATCGCCTATTTAGCATCAAACACAACAAGGAAAAATTAATCAATGAATGCAGCAGCAAAGGAATCACTTGGCGGTTCATTCCACCTCGAGCACCAAATTTCGGCGGCCTTTGGGAAGCGGCTGTTAAGACAGCAAAGTCCTCTCTGGTAAAAACAATCGGCTGCCGAAAACTTTCCTACGAGGACATGGTCACTGTCCTCTACCAGATCGAGGCAAACATGAACACTCGCCCACTAACGCCACTATCCGATGACCCGACCGAATTAGACGCACTAACACCCGGCCATTTCCTGACTGGCGGTCCACTTTTAACCCTCCCGAACCCTCAGTACACCGAAATACCAACAAACCGATTGCGGCACTATCAGCAGTTGCAACAATTGATTCAACATCACTGGCAACGTTGGCGGAAGGAATATCTTACCGAGCTCAATCAGCAGTGGCAGAAATCCGGTTCTCCGGTGGACATCCGTGTTGGCTGCAGGAGGATGGAAAACCTTCCGTCGCTTGGCCACTAGCAAGGATCGAAGCAGTTCAACCCGGCGATGATGACATCATTCGTGTTGCAACCATCAAAACAAGAAGTGGAACATACATACGACCGATTCGCAGATTGTTTCCACTTCCTTTCGACCAGCAATTGGCGGTGCAGCAACAGCAACGAGCAGCAGCTGAAAGTGAAGAAAAGTTGTTAGAAAATTAATCATACTTACCTGTTTTTTTGATGATCCAATGTATGTAAATTAGACTTAGTTAATTTAGGTGGCCGGTAATGTTGACGTTTCACACTAGCACTGATCTCAACACAGCATAGCTGTATGATTGACAGATGAGACGAATGAGCGTGTCGTTCTCACTGTTAAATACATATGTGTAGAAACTTAACGAAAGAAGTGAGAGACATTGAAGAGAGGAGAGATGGGGATAAAATAATGAGAggagaaattaatgtttcgagaGAAGTCTCCAGCATATGTTTTTTGTAACTTTCTGTGTATGTGGTATGAGTTTGAAAATTATCGGCATTCGTAATCAGCCTTCATAGCGATAGGTTCGTCACCGTCCGTAGTGACGTTTGAATATTTGTACTTAGTTTGTAATATCGTGTAGTAAAGTATAGTTCGTAGTGAAATAAACGTGTAAGGTAATAAA encodes:
- the LOC131682298 gene encoding uncharacterized protein LOC131682298 — its product is MMFRAAACNESTKDVLVWKKRVYMLWQFIHFVCQPSGTTPPKNVDDEICRQHTTRNVIRRIIRTLHVIPGVSECQQLDFRCAIAHKRLPSVWGCCDPVQCDRRVRPEPARISLHPQRCGYSSIEFGTQ